The Algihabitans albus genome includes a window with the following:
- a CDS encoding enolase C-terminal domain-like protein: protein MTQLPTAPAVATAELTIHRITARPVLVPLALPLVTAGGAVDKAPLVLVDLETEEGVTGSAYLFTYTPRALAATARQVEELTPLIAGQRVAPLALAERLAAAFRLLGRPGLVGMALAGLDMAAWDALAKSQGLPLYRLLGAEARRLPAYNSKGLGMIGAVMAAEEAVALLAEGFQAIKLRLGYPTRAQDLDVAAAVRKTIGPNPRLFVDFNQTLTLAEAKHRVPPLEDFDLEWIEEPLPWDDYRGHAAVAAETALPIQQGENCWGAGDFDKALEAGLDAVFMPDAMKIGGVTGWQRTAGLAAARGVQVSSHLFPEISSHLLAATPTAHWLEYVDWAAPVLAEPFAVTDGVGRPSEAPGIGIAWDETAAKRFAAEI from the coding sequence ATGACCCAGTTGCCGACCGCGCCTGCCGTCGCCACGGCCGAGTTGACGATCCATCGCATCACCGCCCGGCCGGTCCTGGTCCCGCTCGCCCTGCCGCTCGTGACGGCCGGCGGCGCGGTCGACAAGGCGCCGCTGGTACTGGTGGATCTGGAGACCGAGGAGGGTGTGACCGGCAGCGCCTACCTCTTCACCTACACGCCGCGCGCCTTGGCGGCGACGGCCCGGCAGGTCGAGGAGCTGACACCGCTGATTGCCGGCCAGCGGGTCGCGCCCCTGGCCCTCGCGGAGCGCTTGGCAGCGGCCTTCCGGCTGCTCGGGCGTCCGGGTCTGGTCGGCATGGCGCTGGCAGGGCTCGACATGGCGGCCTGGGATGCCCTGGCCAAGTCCCAGGGCCTGCCGCTCTACCGGCTCTTGGGGGCCGAGGCGCGGCGCCTGCCGGCCTACAACAGCAAGGGTCTGGGCATGATCGGCGCCGTTATGGCGGCTGAAGAGGCCGTGGCGCTGCTGGCCGAGGGCTTCCAGGCGATCAAGCTCCGCCTCGGCTACCCGACCCGTGCCCAGGACCTGGATGTGGCCGCCGCCGTGCGCAAGACAATCGGGCCGAACCCCCGCCTTTTCGTGGACTTCAATCAGACGCTGACGCTGGCGGAAGCCAAGCACCGGGTGCCGCCGCTTGAGGACTTCGACCTGGAATGGATCGAGGAGCCGCTGCCCTGGGATGACTACCGGGGCCACGCGGCGGTGGCGGCCGAGACGGCTCTGCCGATCCAGCAGGGCGAGAACTGCTGGGGCGCCGGCGACTTCGACAAGGCCCTGGAGGCGGGGCTGGATGCCGTCTTCATGCCCGATGCCATGAAGATCGGCGGCGTCACCGGCTGGCAGCGGACCGCCGGCCTTGCCGCAGCCCGCGGCGTGCAGGTTTCCAGTCACCTTTTCCCGGAGATTTCGAGCCATCTGCTGGCGGCCACGCCCACGGCCCACTGGCTCGAATACGTCGACTGGGCCGCCCCGGTCCTGGCCGAGCCTTTCGCGGTGACCGATGGCGTCGGGCGCCCGAGCGAGGCGCCCGGAATCGGCATCGCCTGGGACGAGACGGCGGCCAAGCGCTTCGCGGCGGAGATCTAA
- a CDS encoding TRAP transporter large permease, with the protein MDELLLSGLLAVALLAFLASGVWVAFALMACGWVAIALFTGRPVGQVLASSVWGASAEWALAALPLFIWMGEILFRSRLSSDLFTGLVPWMARLPGRLLHTNILACGIFAAVSGSSAATAATIGKMSLPELQRRGYHERMTIGTLAGSATLGLLIPPSIILIVYGVAIEESIARLFMAGVVPGLMLMALFMLFVGVWSLLNTDKVPPAERIYGWRERFVGLRRLAPVVGLILGVIGSIYFGIASPTDAAAVGVALALLLSWSSGTLTWESFKASLLGATRTSCMIAFILAGAAFLTTAMGFTGLPRELAAWIGELELSRYELIFVLTLFFIVLGCFLDGISVVVLTTAIVLPMIDAAGIDRIWFGIYVVVVVEMSQITPPVGFNLFVIQGLTGRNILQVAYAALPFFLIMVLAVVLLVIFPELATWLPTQMAAR; encoded by the coding sequence ATGGACGAACTGCTGCTCTCCGGCCTTCTCGCCGTCGCCCTGCTGGCCTTCCTGGCCAGCGGCGTCTGGGTCGCCTTCGCACTGATGGCCTGCGGCTGGGTCGCCATCGCGCTCTTCACCGGCCGGCCGGTCGGCCAGGTCCTGGCCTCCAGTGTCTGGGGCGCCTCGGCGGAATGGGCGCTCGCCGCGCTGCCGCTCTTCATCTGGATGGGCGAGATCCTGTTCCGCTCGCGGCTCTCCTCCGACCTCTTCACGGGATTGGTGCCTTGGATGGCGCGGCTGCCGGGACGGCTGCTGCACACCAACATCCTGGCCTGCGGCATCTTCGCCGCCGTGTCGGGCTCCTCGGCGGCGACGGCGGCCACCATCGGCAAGATGTCGCTGCCCGAGCTGCAGCGCCGCGGCTACCACGAGCGCATGACCATCGGCACCCTGGCGGGGTCCGCCACGCTCGGCTTGCTGATCCCGCCCTCGATCATCCTGATCGTCTATGGCGTCGCGATCGAGGAGTCGATCGCCCGCCTCTTCATGGCCGGCGTCGTGCCGGGCCTGATGCTGATGGCGCTCTTCATGCTCTTCGTCGGCGTCTGGTCGCTGCTCAATACCGACAAGGTGCCACCGGCCGAGAGGATCTACGGTTGGCGCGAGCGCTTCGTCGGTCTGAGGCGGCTGGCTCCCGTGGTGGGGCTGATCCTGGGCGTGATCGGCTCAATCTATTTCGGTATCGCCAGCCCGACCGACGCGGCGGCCGTCGGCGTGGCCCTCGCCCTGCTGCTGTCCTGGTCGTCCGGCACGCTGACGTGGGAGAGCTTCAAGGCCTCGTTGCTGGGGGCGACCCGCACGTCCTGCATGATCGCCTTCATCCTGGCCGGCGCCGCCTTCCTGACCACGGCCATGGGCTTCACCGGCCTGCCCCGCGAGCTGGCCGCCTGGATCGGCGAACTGGAGCTCAGCCGCTACGAACTGATCTTCGTCCTGACGCTCTTCTTTATCGTGCTCGGCTGTTTTCTCGACGGCATCTCGGTGGTGGTGCTGACCACGGCGATCGTCCTGCCGATGATCGACGCCGCCGGCATCGACCGGATCTGGTTCGGGATCTATGTCGTCGTGGTCGTCGAGATGAGCCAGATCACCCCGCCGGTCGGCTTCAATCTCTTCGTCATCCAGGGTCTGACGGGCCGCAACATCCTTCAGGTGGCCTACGCGGCTCTACCCTTCTTCCTGATCATGGTTCTGGCCGTCGTACTGCTGGTGATCTTCCCGGAACTGGCGACCTGGCTGCCCACCCAAATGGCGGCGCGTTAG
- a CDS encoding TRAP transporter small permease: MLRTALDRLYLASGWIAAGFLLAIFAVVLGQVLLNLIDVLLRWTLGKPIGLLIPSYAEFAGFFLAAASFFALAYTLKQGGHIRVTLVIQHLPAGLRRAIEIWCCGVGVAVSGYFTFWIARLTGESWRFGDVSYGLVPIPLWLPQLAMTLGALVLTVALLDELQRVARGKPPAYDQGEDLLGPNS; encoded by the coding sequence ATGCTGCGCACCGCGCTCGACCGGCTCTATCTGGCGTCAGGCTGGATCGCCGCCGGTTTCCTGCTGGCCATCTTCGCCGTCGTGCTGGGCCAGGTCCTGCTCAACCTGATCGACGTTCTGCTGCGCTGGACTCTGGGCAAACCCATCGGCTTGCTGATTCCCTCCTACGCCGAGTTCGCCGGCTTCTTTCTGGCCGCCGCCTCCTTCTTCGCCCTGGCCTATACGCTGAAACAGGGGGGCCACATCCGGGTGACGCTGGTGATCCAGCATCTGCCTGCAGGATTGCGCCGGGCGATCGAGATCTGGTGCTGCGGCGTCGGCGTTGCTGTGTCGGGCTACTTCACCTTCTGGATCGCGCGGCTCACCGGAGAGTCCTGGCGTTTCGGCGACGTCTCCTACGGCCTGGTCCCGATTCCGCTCTGGCTGCCGCAGCTTGCGATGACCCTGGGCGCTCTCGTGCTCACGGTCGCCTTGCTCGACGAACTGCAGCGCGTCGCGCGCGGCAAGCCACCGGCCTACGACCAGGGTGAAGATCTGCTCGGCCCCAACAGCTAG
- a CDS encoding TRAP transporter substrate-binding protein — protein MRKTLRVAQAATLTVGLMAGLAVGPALAETWDLPTPYPEGNFHTQNIMRFAEEVNAAAGDDLEVVVHPAGSLIKHPEIKNAVRSGQVPVGEFLLSRLSNENPVFGADSVPFLANSYDAAERLWDASREVTEALLARQNLMILFVVPWPPQGIYADGEVATLDDMSGLKFRTYNAATERLAQLAGAVPTQVEVPDISQAFATGRVEAMITSPSTGVNIKAWDFLSHYYDTQAWLPKNVTVVNVDAFEALSPELQEAVKTAAAAAEQRGWEASRNETAEKTQILLDNGIAVADPSESLAASLREIGATMADEWAEQAGDDGAAILENYRN, from the coding sequence ATGCGCAAAACTCTTCGCGTCGCGCAGGCCGCAACGCTGACCGTCGGCCTGATGGCAGGCCTGGCCGTCGGCCCGGCTCTCGCCGAGACCTGGGATCTGCCGACGCCCTACCCGGAGGGCAATTTCCACACCCAGAACATCATGCGATTCGCCGAGGAGGTGAACGCGGCGGCGGGCGACGATCTGGAGGTCGTCGTGCATCCGGCGGGTTCGTTGATCAAGCATCCGGAGATCAAGAACGCGGTGCGCTCCGGCCAGGTGCCGGTCGGCGAATTCCTGCTCTCGCGCCTGTCGAACGAGAACCCCGTGTTCGGCGCCGACTCCGTGCCGTTTCTGGCGAACAGCTACGACGCGGCGGAAAGACTCTGGGATGCGTCGCGCGAGGTGACGGAGGCCCTGCTCGCCCGCCAGAACCTGATGATTCTCTTCGTGGTGCCCTGGCCGCCCCAGGGCATCTACGCCGACGGCGAGGTCGCCACGCTGGACGACATGTCCGGCCTGAAGTTCCGGACCTACAACGCCGCGACGGAGCGTCTGGCGCAACTCGCCGGCGCCGTGCCGACCCAGGTCGAGGTGCCCGACATCTCGCAGGCCTTCGCGACCGGTCGCGTCGAGGCCATGATCACCTCGCCCTCCACCGGCGTGAACATCAAGGCCTGGGACTTCCTGTCCCACTACTACGACACCCAGGCCTGGCTGCCGAAGAACGTCACGGTGGTCAATGTCGATGCCTTCGAAGCCCTGTCTCCGGAGCTGCAAGAGGCTGTAAAGACTGCCGCCGCCGCGGCCGAGCAACGCGGTTGGGAGGCCTCCAGGAACGAAACCGCCGAGAAGACCCAGATCCTCTTGGACAACGGCATCGCCGTAGCCGATCCCAGCGAGTCTCTCGCGGCCAGCCTGCGCGAGATCGGCGCGACCATGGCCGACGAATGGGCCGAGCAGGCCGGCGACGACGGCGCCGCGATCCTGGAGAACTACCGGAATTGA
- a CDS encoding MBL fold metallo-hydrolase, protein MTPDYDILVQGNNLRLKDDFLGIANITLVQTGEGPLLFDTGGYVSRLGLVKALAARGLEPDDIRLVFLSHLHFDHAHNVDLFRKAKVLVSKSEWDYAAAPHDKDLFMPWGIHAQLERHDLELIEGEGQLSNRIGWFPAPGHTPGCYALRLETAARGTVVLAGDAIKYAKEAIARRCDMAFDTVERGTASIRRILEMADRIVPGHFPELIRQDDGSFLWEDAAPFDLRVR, encoded by the coding sequence ATGACACCGGATTACGACATCCTCGTCCAGGGCAACAATCTGCGCCTGAAGGACGATTTCCTCGGCATCGCCAACATCACGCTGGTCCAGACGGGCGAGGGCCCGCTGCTGTTCGATACCGGCGGCTACGTCTCGCGCCTGGGCCTGGTCAAGGCCCTGGCGGCGCGCGGCCTGGAGCCGGACGATATTCGTCTGGTCTTCCTCTCTCACCTGCACTTCGATCACGCCCACAACGTCGATCTCTTCCGCAAGGCGAAGGTGCTGGTCAGCAAGTCCGAGTGGGATTATGCCGCCGCACCGCACGACAAGGACCTCTTCATGCCCTGGGGCATTCACGCGCAGCTGGAACGCCACGACCTGGAACTGATCGAGGGCGAGGGGCAACTTTCCAACCGCATCGGCTGGTTCCCGGCGCCGGGTCATACGCCCGGCTGCTATGCCCTGCGGCTGGAAACGGCGGCACGCGGCACCGTGGTACTGGCGGGCGATGCCATTAAGTACGCCAAGGAAGCCATCGCCCGGCGCTGCGACATGGCCTTCGACACCGTCGAGCGCGGCACGGCTTCGATCCGGCGGATCCTGGAAATGGCCGACCGCATCGTCCCCGGCCACTTCCCCGAACTGATCCGGCAGGATGACGGGAGCTTCCTTTGGGAAGACGCCGCGCCCTTCGACCTGAGGGTCCGATGA
- a CDS encoding NAD(P)/FAD-dependent oxidoreductase: MSAVDRIDAVVIGAGVVGLAVARALALAGRDVVVLERAGEIGSETSSRNSEVIHAGIYYPTGSLKARTCLDGKQALYRYCAEHAVGHARCGKLIVATDAAQIPTLAELKTKAAANGVSDLVWKTPEEVRDLEPAVSCVAALLSPSSGIVDSHGLMLSYLGDAEAAGAMVAFHAPLEAAAVTPEGLRLEVGGQAPMTLLAETVINAAGLSAVETALRIEGLPKSAIPTAYFAKGSYYTLAGRSPFARLIYPVPEAAGLGVHVTVDLGGAARFGPDVEWVSRPDDYDVDPDRALAFYDAVRRYWPELPDGALQPGYAGIRPKLQAPGEPARDFVVQGAEAHGVPGLVNLFGIESPGLTASLALADLTLDTLERARAQAA, from the coding sequence ATGAGCGCGGTCGACCGCATCGATGCCGTGGTGATCGGGGCCGGCGTGGTCGGACTGGCGGTGGCGCGGGCGCTGGCTCTTGCCGGCCGGGACGTGGTCGTTCTGGAGCGGGCCGGTGAGATCGGCAGCGAGACCTCCTCGCGCAACTCGGAGGTCATCCACGCCGGTATCTACTATCCGACCGGCAGCCTGAAGGCACGAACTTGCCTTGACGGCAAGCAGGCGCTCTACCGCTACTGCGCCGAACACGCCGTCGGCCATGCCCGCTGCGGCAAGCTGATCGTCGCGACCGACGCGGCGCAGATCCCGACGCTCGCCGAATTGAAGACGAAGGCAGCGGCCAACGGCGTGTCCGATCTCGTCTGGAAAACGCCGGAAGAGGTGCGGGATCTGGAGCCGGCGGTGAGCTGCGTCGCCGCCCTGCTGTCGCCCAGCTCCGGCATCGTGGATAGCCACGGCCTGATGCTGTCCTACCTGGGCGACGCCGAGGCGGCCGGCGCCATGGTTGCCTTTCATGCGCCCCTGGAAGCTGCAGCCGTCACGCCCGAGGGTCTGCGCCTGGAGGTCGGCGGCCAAGCACCCATGACTCTGCTGGCGGAGACGGTGATCAACGCCGCCGGTCTATCCGCCGTGGAGACAGCCCTGCGTATCGAGGGGCTGCCGAAGTCGGCGATCCCGACGGCTTACTTCGCCAAGGGCAGTTACTACACCCTCGCCGGCCGTTCGCCCTTCGCGCGGCTGATCTATCCGGTGCCCGAGGCGGCCGGGCTGGGCGTTCACGTCACCGTCGACCTGGGCGGGGCGGCCCGTTTCGGACCTGACGTGGAGTGGGTCTCGCGGCCCGACGACTACGACGTCGACCCGGATCGCGCCCTGGCCTTCTACGACGCGGTGCGCCGCTACTGGCCGGAGCTGCCCGACGGCGCCCTGCAGCCCGGCTATGCCGGCATCCGGCCAAAACTGCAGGCGCCCGGCGAGCCGGCCAGGGACTTCGTGGTCCAGGGAGCCGAAGCTCACGGCGTCCCCGGCCTCGTCAATCTCTTCGGGATCGAGAGTCCCGGCCTGACGGCCTCACTGGCCTTGGCGGATTTGACGCTGGACACGCTCGAACGTGCGCGGGCGCAGGCCGCGTGA
- a CDS encoding CobW family GTP-binding protein, with the protein MSDARIPVTLITGFLGSGKTTLLRKLLVRPELADTAVIVNELGDVGLDHELVETVTDEVTVLTSGCLCCALRQDLVSTLRDLYLKREAGEIPRFARVAVETTGLADPAPVLQTLVADPLVGSFFVLDAVVTCVDAVTGLAALEAHPESVKQAGVADRLLLTKTDLQPDTAALELRLAVLNPGAPRQRVLQGDLDPALVLNQARRPEADRLADLDRWLDAAKDPHRHRHHSDIAAHCLSVEEPLDWTRFTKWLGELLERSGADLLRVKGLIQVAGEARPLLVQGVQHVFHEPQWLEAWPPAAPPYSRLVCIGRNLETASLRAGLDSCRAPTLAEAR; encoded by the coding sequence ATGAGCGACGCGCGGATCCCGGTCACCCTGATCACCGGCTTTCTCGGCAGCGGCAAGACCACCCTGCTGCGCAAGCTGCTGGTCCGGCCGGAGCTGGCCGACACGGCTGTCATCGTCAATGAACTGGGCGACGTCGGCCTTGACCACGAACTGGTCGAGACGGTGACCGACGAGGTGACGGTGCTGACCTCGGGCTGCCTCTGTTGTGCCCTGCGCCAGGACCTCGTGAGCACCCTGCGCGATCTCTACCTGAAGCGGGAGGCTGGAGAGATTCCGCGTTTCGCGCGGGTGGCGGTGGAGACCACGGGGCTGGCCGACCCGGCGCCGGTGCTGCAGACTCTTGTTGCCGATCCGCTGGTCGGCAGCTTCTTCGTCCTCGATGCCGTGGTGACCTGCGTCGATGCCGTCACCGGCCTCGCGGCGCTGGAGGCCCATCCGGAGTCCGTCAAGCAGGCCGGTGTCGCCGACCGTCTGCTGCTGACCAAGACCGACCTGCAGCCCGACACGGCGGCCTTGGAGCTGCGTCTGGCGGTGCTCAATCCCGGTGCCCCGCGCCAACGCGTGCTGCAGGGAGACCTGGATCCGGCGCTCGTTCTCAACCAGGCGCGCCGGCCGGAGGCGGACCGCCTGGCGGATCTCGACCGCTGGCTCGATGCCGCGAAGGATCCGCATCGCCACCGTCACCATTCCGACATCGCGGCCCATTGCCTGAGCGTGGAGGAGCCGCTCGACTGGACGCGCTTTACCAAGTGGCTCGGTGAGCTGTTGGAGCGGAGCGGCGCGGACCTGCTACGGGTCAAGGGACTGATCCAGGTTGCCGGCGAGGCGCGTCCTCTCTTGGTCCAGGGCGTTCAGCATGTCTTCCACGAGCCGCAGTGGCTGGAGGCTTGGCCGCCTGCCGCGCCGCCGTACAGCCGTCTCGTCTGCATCGGACGGAACTTGGAGACTGCGAGCCTGCGGGCCGGTCTCGACTCCTGCCGTGCGCCGACCCTCGCCGAGGCCCGTTGA
- a CDS encoding hydantoinase B/oxoprolinase family protein, which produces MPEGKRGWQFWVDRGGTFTDVVARRPDGGLLSAKLLSENPELYADAAIAGVRRLLEIESGATIPSAAIEAVKMGTTVATNALLERKGDRTVLAITRGFRDALRIAYQNRPHLFTQRIELPELLYERVVEVPERLKADGEVLLALEEAVARQGLQAAYDAGIRACAVVLMHGYRYPEHETRVAEIAREIGFTQISVSHEASPLMKLVSRGDTTVVDAYLSPILRRYVDLVAGELNADGAETVRLMFMQSNGGLTDAQTFQGKDSILSGPAGGIVGAVRTAAMGGFEKIITFDMGGTSTDVAHYDGAYERAFETQVAGVRMRAPMMQIHTVAAGGGSILHFDGARYRVGPDSAGANPGPACYRRGGPLAVTDANVMLGRVQPDFFPAVFGPEADARLDAEVVQEKFQVLAREIGEASGDSRAPEEVAEGFRRIAVENMANAIKKISTQRGYDVTEYALQCFGGAGGQHACDIADTLGMTRIFVHPFAGVLSAYGMGLADLRLMKEQAVEARLETALDDLPAIFVRLGREARDELRGQEIEDALISVLEKVHLRYEGSDTALIVENGSRAELMERFEAAYSQRFGFLMADKPVLVEAVSVEAIGAMETVEDPILAKTAGGVAPAPQAVRPLYAGGRWHDAPVYDRADLAVGDSLSGPAIIIEPNSTTVIEPGWQAELTDRNHLVLERRVPVERELAVGTQVDPVMLEIFNNLFMSIAEQMGSVLENTAHSVNIKERLDFSCAIFSPAGDLVANAPHMPVHLGSMSESIRTVIRQNDGRMAPGDVYVLNAPYNGGTHLPDITVITPVFDTDGASVLFYVASRGHHADVGGLTPGSMPPDSKTVAEEGVLIDNFKLVDRGAFREQALRDLLASGDYPARNPDQNVADLQAQIAACNKGVQELGRIADHFGLEVVQAYMRHVQDNAEEQVRRVLDRLADGHFVYPLDDGSQIEVEVRIDKQARSARIDFTGTSPQQDNNFNAPSAVCRAAVLYVFRTLVDDEIPMNEGVLKPLDITIPEGCMLNPSYPAAVVAGNVETSQAITDCLYGATGVLAGAQGTMNNLTFGNATHQYYETIAGGSGAGPDFDGTDAVHTHMTNSRLTDPEVLEWRFPVLLDSFEIRRGSGGAGRQRGGDGAVRRLRFLEPMTASILSSHRKVPNFGVAGGEPGALGRNAVERADGTVEELSGTDKAEMRPGDVIVIETPGGGGYGPAAERAEPAEGKQADRKQAAE; this is translated from the coding sequence ATGCCCGAGGGAAAGCGCGGCTGGCAGTTCTGGGTCGACCGGGGCGGAACCTTTACCGACGTGGTGGCGCGGCGGCCCGACGGCGGGCTGCTGAGTGCCAAGCTGCTGTCGGAGAATCCGGAGCTCTATGCCGATGCCGCCATCGCCGGCGTGCGCCGACTGCTGGAGATCGAGTCCGGGGCGACGATTCCGTCGGCGGCGATCGAAGCGGTCAAGATGGGTACCACCGTCGCGACCAACGCGCTGCTGGAGCGCAAGGGCGACCGCACGGTGCTGGCGATCACCCGTGGTTTTCGCGATGCGTTGCGCATCGCCTACCAGAACCGGCCGCATCTCTTTACCCAGCGGATCGAACTGCCGGAGCTGCTCTACGAGCGCGTGGTCGAGGTGCCGGAGCGCCTGAAGGCCGACGGCGAGGTCCTGCTCGCGCTGGAGGAGGCCGTCGCGCGCCAGGGCCTGCAGGCGGCTTACGATGCCGGCATCCGGGCCTGCGCCGTCGTGCTGATGCATGGCTACCGCTACCCGGAGCATGAGACGCGGGTGGCGGAGATCGCCCGCGAGATCGGCTTCACCCAGATCAGCGTCAGCCATGAGGCCAGCCCGCTGATGAAGCTCGTCAGCCGCGGCGATACGACGGTGGTCGATGCCTATCTCTCGCCGATCCTGCGCCGCTATGTCGACCTGGTGGCCGGCGAACTGAATGCGGATGGGGCGGAGACCGTGCGGCTGATGTTCATGCAGTCGAACGGCGGCCTGACCGATGCCCAGACCTTTCAGGGCAAGGACTCGATCCTCTCGGGTCCCGCCGGCGGCATCGTCGGGGCGGTGCGCACCGCGGCCATGGGCGGCTTCGAAAAGATCATCACCTTCGACATGGGCGGTACCTCGACCGACGTGGCCCACTACGACGGCGCCTACGAGCGGGCCTTCGAGACTCAGGTGGCCGGCGTGCGGATGCGCGCGCCGATGATGCAGATTCACACGGTGGCGGCCGGCGGCGGTTCGATTCTGCATTTCGACGGCGCGCGCTACCGCGTCGGGCCGGATAGCGCCGGCGCCAATCCCGGCCCCGCCTGCTACCGGCGTGGCGGACCCCTGGCGGTGACGGACGCCAACGTCATGCTGGGCCGTGTGCAACCGGACTTCTTCCCGGCCGTCTTCGGACCCGAGGCGGATGCCCGCCTGGACGCCGAGGTCGTGCAGGAAAAGTTCCAGGTCCTGGCGCGCGAAATCGGCGAGGCGAGCGGCGACAGCCGGGCGCCGGAAGAGGTGGCCGAGGGCTTCCGCCGCATCGCGGTCGAGAACATGGCCAATGCCATCAAGAAGATCTCGACCCAGCGCGGTTACGACGTCACGGAGTATGCCCTGCAGTGCTTCGGCGGCGCGGGCGGCCAGCATGCCTGCGACATCGCCGATACCTTGGGCATGACCCGCATCTTCGTGCATCCCTTCGCCGGCGTGCTCTCAGCCTACGGAATGGGCCTGGCCGACCTGCGCCTGATGAAGGAGCAGGCGGTCGAGGCGCGCCTGGAGACGGCGCTGGACGATCTGCCGGCGATCTTCGTGCGCCTGGGCAGGGAGGCGCGCGACGAGCTGCGCGGACAGGAGATCGAGGACGCGCTCATCTCCGTCCTGGAGAAGGTGCATCTGCGCTACGAGGGCAGCGACACCGCCCTGATCGTCGAGAACGGAAGCCGCGCCGAGCTGATGGAGCGCTTCGAGGCGGCCTACAGTCAGCGCTTCGGTTTCCTGATGGCCGACAAGCCCGTGCTGGTCGAGGCCGTCAGTGTCGAGGCCATCGGTGCCATGGAGACGGTCGAAGATCCTATTTTGGCGAAGACGGCAGGTGGGGTCGCGCCCGCGCCGCAGGCGGTTCGGCCGCTCTATGCCGGTGGGCGCTGGCACGACGCGCCGGTCTACGACCGCGCCGATCTCGCTGTCGGCGATAGCCTGTCCGGCCCCGCCATCATCATCGAGCCCAACTCGACCACGGTGATCGAGCCCGGCTGGCAGGCGGAGCTGACCGACCGCAATCATCTGGTGCTGGAGCGCCGCGTGCCGGTCGAGCGCGAGCTGGCGGTCGGTACCCAGGTCGACCCGGTGATGTTGGAGATCTTCAACAATCTCTTCATGTCGATCGCCGAGCAAATGGGCTCGGTTCTGGAGAACACCGCCCACTCCGTGAATATCAAGGAGCGGCTCGACTTCTCCTGCGCCATCTTTTCGCCGGCGGGCGATCTGGTCGCCAACGCCCCGCACATGCCGGTTCACCTCGGCTCCATGAGCGAGTCGATCCGCACGGTGATCCGCCAGAACGACGGCCGGATGGCGCCCGGCGACGTTTACGTGCTCAACGCGCCCTACAACGGCGGCACCCATCTGCCGGACATTACGGTGATCACGCCGGTGTTCGACACGGACGGCGCCTCGGTCCTTTTCTACGTCGCCAGCCGCGGCCATCATGCCGACGTCGGCGGACTGACGCCGGGGTCCATGCCGCCGGACTCCAAGACCGTTGCGGAAGAAGGCGTGCTGATCGACAACTTCAAGCTGGTCGACCGCGGCGCCTTCCGCGAGCAGGCCCTGCGGGACCTCCTGGCCTCCGGCGACTATCCGGCGCGCAATCCCGACCAGAACGTCGCCGATCTGCAGGCCCAGATCGCGGCCTGCAACAAGGGCGTGCAGGAATTGGGCCGCATCGCCGATCACTTCGGCCTGGAGGTGGTGCAGGCCTACATGCGCCACGTGCAGGACAATGCCGAGGAGCAGGTCCGCCGCGTGCTCGATCGCCTCGCCGACGGCCACTTCGTCTATCCCTTGGACGACGGCAGTCAGATCGAGGTCGAGGTCCGGATCGACAAGCAGGCGCGCTCCGCCCGGATCGACTTCACCGGCACCAGCCCGCAGCAGGACAACAACTTCAATGCGCCTTCGGCGGTCTGTCGCGCCGCCGTCCTCTATGTTTTCAGGACCCTGGTCGACGACGAGATTCCGATGAACGAGGGCGTGCTCAAGCCGCTCGACATCACGATCCCCGAGGGCTGCATGCTGAATCCCTCCTACCCTGCGGCTGTCGTTGCCGGCAACGTCGAGACCAGCCAGGCGATCACCGACTGCCTCTACGGCGCCACCGGGGTCCTGGCCGGGGCCCAAGGCACCATGAACAACCTGACTTTCGGCAACGCCACCCATCAGTATTACGAAACCATCGCCGGCGGTTCGGGCGCCGGGCCGGACTTCGACGGGACCGATGCCGTTCACACGCACATGACCAACTCGCGGCTGACCGATCCGGAGGTGCTGGAGTGGCGCTTCCCGGTGCTGCTGGACTCCTTCGAGATCCGGCGCGGCTCCGGCGGCGCGGGGCGGCAGCGCGGCGGTGACGGCGCCGTTCGGCGCCTGCGCTTCCTGGAGCCCATGACCGCCTCGATCCTCTCGAGCCACCGCAAGGTGCCGAACTTCGGCGTCGCCGGCGGCGAACCCGGCGCGCTCGGCCGCAACGCCGTGGAGCGGGCCGACGGGACGGTCGAGGAATTGTCGGGGACCGACAAGGCGGAGATGCGCCCCGGCGACGTCATCGTCATCGAAACGCCGGGCGGCGGCGGCTACGGCCCGGCTGCCGAGCGCGCGGAGCCGGCGGAGGGGAAACAGGCGGACCGGAAACAGGCGGCGGAGTAG